A region from the Campylobacter blaseri genome encodes:
- a CDS encoding CAP domain-containing protein → MKGWNLPKPVQKYSYIFLTIIAIFFTACDDGKNLKDASYPIPMPIYENPIDFLNAIRIDSGLNSLALNQKLSDSSLNHAKYLYENNSKSHYETENNRYFTGISPKDRAFYVGYNTQITENISINSINSMDSIDGLLSAIYHRFNFLDPTINEIGYGFFGNDKNQNYVYNMGNSNLNEFCQRGISDKGYGKFYSGYCKEKDIAILESNLDRFKNLNFFDYVVYPNSDKTKSFFSNEDPNPFPECKITSNPVSIEFNKQGSLVTMVDFKIFKNGERLLNTKQLTSLNDVNSILNKYQFALFSKDVFDFNQEYLVEFDYIQKQKQKTITWKFKTKTPQNKYFVANNKDKLSLSPNIWYDIFLKPENCNDVFNSYQASYKLMKKPDIKTLDTNMLRVKLNGLKNSKLTLKFDNNKEIYLILSKSSESLKIYENKFIYIIFVAILITIFYIIKRR, encoded by the coding sequence TTGAAGGGGTGGAATTTGCCAAAGCCGGTCCAAAAATATAGTTATATATTTTTAACAATAATAGCTATATTTTTTACAGCTTGTGATGATGGTAAAAATTTAAAAGATGCATCATATCCTATACCAATGCCAATTTATGAAAATCCTATTGATTTTTTAAATGCCATAAGAATTGATTCAGGACTAAATTCTTTAGCCCTGAATCAAAAACTATCTGATTCGTCATTAAATCATGCAAAATATCTATATGAAAATAATTCTAAGTCCCACTATGAAACTGAAAACAATAGATACTTTACAGGCATATCTCCAAAAGATAGAGCTTTTTATGTTGGATATAACACTCAAATAACCGAAAATATATCCATTAACTCAATTAATTCAATGGATTCTATAGATGGATTATTGAGTGCTATATATCATAGATTTAATTTTTTAGATCCAACTATCAATGAGATTGGATATGGCTTTTTTGGTAATGATAAAAATCAAAACTATGTATATAATATGGGTAATTCTAATTTAAATGAGTTTTGTCAAAGAGGAATTTCAGACAAAGGATATGGTAAATTTTACTCTGGATATTGCAAGGAAAAAGATATAGCAATATTAGAATCCAATTTAGATAGATTTAAAAATTTAAATTTTTTTGATTATGTAGTTTATCCTAACTCAGACAAGACGAAATCTTTTTTTAGCAATGAAGATCCAAATCCTTTTCCTGAATGTAAAATCACTAGCAATCCTGTAAGTATAGAATTTAATAAGCAAGGCAGTCTAGTAACAATGGTTGATTTTAAGATATTTAAAAATGGCGAAAGACTATTAAATACAAAACAGCTAACAAGTTTAAATGATGTAAATTCTATTCTAAATAAGTATCAATTTGCACTTTTTTCAAAAGATGTTTTTGATTTTAACCAAGAGTATTTGGTAGAATTTGACTATATACAAAAGCAAAAGCAAAAAACTATAACTTGGAAATTTAAAACAAAAACACCACAAAATAAATATTTTGTGGCTAACAATAAGGATAAATTATCTCTTTCACCAAACATTTGGTATGATATTTTTTTAAAGCCAGAAAATTGTAACGATGTTTTTAATAGTTATCAAGCCAGTTATAAGTTAATGAAAAAACCTGATATAAAAACATTAGATACAAATATGCTAAGAGTTAAATTAAATGGTCTTAAAAATTCAAAACTAACACTTAAATTTGATAATAATAAAGAGATATATTTAATCTTATCAAAAAGTTCAGAAAGTTTAAAAATTTATGAAAATAAATTTATTTATATTATTTTTGTGGCTATATTAATAACTATATTTTACATAATAAAAAGGAGATAA
- the pckA gene encoding phosphoenolpyruvate carboxykinase (ATP) has translation MINDLKKLDLKGIKEIFYNLSYEELFEHEVKNKEGKISDNGTFIVDTGIFTGRSPKDKYFVKQDPSNKYIAWGNINQPITKELFEKLLKKAKAQLSNKNIYIQDAYCGSSKDSKKSVRFVTEVAWQAHFVKNMFIRPSEEELKSFYPEFIVYNACKCVNEDYKKDGLNSDVFVIFNIEENMAVIGGTWYGGEMKKGIFSMMNYWLPLEGKLSMHCSANIGKNGDTALFFGLSGTGKTTLSTDPNRKLIGDDEHGWDDKGIFNFEGGCYAKCINLDPDSEPEIYNAIKRNALLENVISDENGKVDFSDASKTENTRVSYPIEHIKNREPSLQGSHPRNIIFLTADAFGVLPPVSKLTKEQAMYYFLSGYTAKVAGTERGITEPVATFSACFGEAFLPLHPTVYAKLLGEKMDKYNVNVYLVNTGWSGGEYGVGKRMSIKATRACINAILDGSINNCEFENFDKFNLAIPKKLEGVDANLLNPKNSWKNQDRFEELKANLANMFVENFKRYEDVVEGVEFAKAGPKI, from the coding sequence ATGATTAACGACTTAAAGAAACTTGATTTAAAGGGCATTAAAGAGATATTTTATAATCTAAGCTATGAAGAACTTTTTGAGCATGAAGTCAAAAACAAAGAAGGAAAAATTAGCGATAATGGCACTTTCATAGTGGATACAGGTATTTTTACAGGAAGAAGTCCTAAAGATAAATATTTTGTTAAGCAAGATCCCTCAAATAAATATATAGCTTGGGGAAATATCAATCAACCAATAACAAAAGAACTTTTTGAAAAACTATTAAAAAAAGCAAAAGCGCAACTTTCTAATAAAAATATATATATTCAAGATGCCTATTGTGGTTCAAGTAAAGATAGTAAAAAATCTGTTAGATTTGTAACTGAAGTTGCTTGGCAAGCACATTTTGTAAAAAATATGTTCATAAGACCTAGCGAGGAAGAACTTAAAAGTTTCTATCCTGAATTTATAGTTTATAATGCTTGCAAATGTGTAAATGAAGACTATAAAAAAGATGGGTTGAACTCTGATGTTTTTGTAATTTTTAATATTGAAGAAAACATGGCTGTAATAGGCGGAACATGGTACGGCGGTGAGATGAAAAAAGGTATTTTTTCTATGATGAATTACTGGCTTCCACTTGAGGGAAAACTGTCTATGCATTGCTCTGCCAACATTGGTAAAAATGGTGATACTGCCCTGTTTTTCGGACTTAGTGGAACAGGTAAAACAACACTCTCAACTGATCCAAATAGAAAACTAATCGGTGATGATGAGCATGGCTGGGATGATAAAGGTATATTTAACTTTGAGGGTGGTTGTTATGCTAAATGTATAAATTTAGATCCTGATAGTGAACCTGAAATTTATAATGCCATAAAAAGAAATGCACTTTTAGAAAATGTCATATCTGATGAAAATGGCAAAGTTGATTTTAGTGATGCTTCAAAAACAGAAAATACAAGAGTAAGTTATCCAATAGAGCATATTAAAAATAGAGAACCAAGCCTGCAGGGTTCACATCCTAGAAATATTATATTTTTAACAGCAGATGCATTTGGAGTGCTTCCACCAGTTTCAAAACTTACAAAAGAACAAGCAATGTACTATTTTCTAAGTGGATATACTGCCAAGGTTGCAGGAACTGAAAGAGGTATAACTGAACCAGTTGCAACTTTTAGTGCTTGCTTTGGTGAAGCTTTTTTACCATTACATCCAACAGTTTATGCAAAACTTCTTGGAGAAAAAATGGATAAATATAATGTTAATGTATATTTAGTAAATACTGGATGGAGTGGCGGAGAGTATGGTGTTGGTAAAAGAATGAGCATTAAAGCCACAAGAGCTTGCATAAATGCAATTTTAGATGGCTCTATAAACAACTGCGAATTTGAAAATTTTGATAAGTTTAATCTTGCTATACCAAAAAAATTAGAAGGAGTAGACGCTAATTTACTGAACCCTAAAAATAGTTGGAAAAATCAAGATAGATTTGAAGAATTAAAGGCAAATTTAGCAAATATGTTTGTAGAAAATTTCAAAAGATATGAAGATGTAGTTGAAGGGGTGGAATTTGCCAAAGCCGGTCCAAAAATATAG
- the atpE gene encoding ATP synthase F0 subunit C, whose product MKKIVFLLFSLTGVIFAAEGMDAYTTIASYSIISSGIVLGLAALGGALGMGNAASATLTGIARNPSVANKLSTTMYVSLAMIEAQVIYALVITFILLYANPLITDAIQTAAN is encoded by the coding sequence ATGAAAAAGATTGTTTTTTTGCTGTTTTCACTTACGGGTGTTATTTTCGCTGCTGAGGGAATGGATGCTTATACAACTATAGCTTCTTATTCTATCATAAGTTCTGGAATTGTTTTAGGACTTGCTGCTCTTGGTGGTGCTTTAGGTATGGGTAATGCTGCTTCTGCAACATTAACAGGTATAGCAAGAAACCCAAGTGTTGCTAATAAATTATCAACAACTATGTATGTTTCTTTGGCGATGATTGAAGCACAAGTTATCTATGCACTAGTTATTACATTTATTTTGCTTTATGCAAATCCACTTATTACAGATGCTATTCAAACAGCTGCTAATTAA
- a CDS encoding histidine triad nucleotide-binding protein: MKNVFEKIVDGEIPSNKVLENEKFLAFHDINPKAPIHILIIPKKCYKNFQEVDPKIMGEFTSFIQEVAVKMGLDKTGYRLINNCGENAGQEVMHLHFHMLGGANLSWDQTSGSNMKDGF; this comes from the coding sequence ATGAAAAATGTATTTGAAAAAATTGTAGATGGCGAAATTCCTAGCAATAAAGTTTTAGAAAATGAAAAATTTTTAGCTTTTCATGACATAAACCCAAAAGCACCAATACATATACTTATCATACCCAAAAAATGTTATAAAAACTTTCAAGAAGTTGATCCAAAAATAATGGGAGAATTTACATCATTTATACAAGAAGTTGCTGTAAAAATGGGATTAGATAAAACAGGATATAGACTAATTAATAATTGCGGTGAAAATGCTGGGCAAGAGGTAATGCACTTGCATTTTCATATGCTAGGTGGAGCAAATTTATCATGGGATCAAACATCTGGTTCTAATATGAAAGATGGGTTCTAA
- the pheS gene encoding phenylalanine--tRNA ligase subunit alpha, protein MNEIISKINSSKNLEELDKIRVSLFGKKGLITQEFSKLKDMPNDEKKEFANNLNRKKDELNSAISIKKNELELIDLQNKMKAESIDVTLFNEERSIGALHPVMITMDKIIEYFLSQNFSIENGPLIEDDFHNFEALNLPKYHPARDMQDTFYTDDKRLLRTHTSPVQIRTMEASKPPIRMICPGAVFRRDFDLTHTPMFHQIEGLVVEEGDKVSFANLKYTLENFLKYMFGDVKVRFRPSFFPFTEPSTEVDISCIFCKGSGCRVCSHTGWLEVLGSGVVDPNVFRQVGYKNVSGYAFGLGVERFAMLLHCIGDLRSLFEGDLRLLEQFK, encoded by the coding sequence GTGAATGAAATAATCTCGAAAATAAATTCATCCAAAAACTTAGAAGAGCTTGATAAGATAAGAGTAAGTCTTTTTGGCAAAAAAGGACTTATAACACAAGAGTTTTCTAAGTTAAAAGATATGCCAAATGATGAGAAAAAAGAGTTTGCTAATAATTTAAATAGAAAAAAAGATGAATTAAATAGCGCTATTTCTATAAAGAAAAATGAATTAGAGCTAATAGATCTTCAAAACAAAATGAAAGCAGAATCTATTGATGTTACTTTGTTCAACGAAGAAAGAAGTATAGGTGCTTTACACCCTGTGATGATTACAATGGATAAAATTATAGAGTATTTTTTATCTCAAAATTTCAGTATTGAAAATGGTCCATTAATTGAAGATGATTTCCACAATTTTGAGGCATTAAATTTGCCAAAATATCATCCAGCAAGAGATATGCAAGATACATTTTATACAGATGACAAAAGACTCCTTAGAACTCACACTAGTCCAGTTCAGATACGAACTATGGAAGCTTCAAAACCACCAATTAGAATGATTTGTCCAGGAGCTGTTTTTAGAAGAGATTTTGATTTAACACATACTCCTATGTTTCATCAAATTGAGGGGCTTGTTGTAGAGGAAGGAGATAAAGTTAGTTTTGCAAATTTAAAATATACTTTAGAAAATTTTTTAAAATATATGTTTGGTGATGTAAAAGTCAGGTTTAGACCAAGTTTTTTCCCTTTTACTGAGCCCTCAACCGAGGTTGATATAAGCTGTATATTTTGCAAAGGAAGTGGTTGTAGGGTCTGTTCTCATACAGGTTGGCTTGAGGTTTTAGGAAGTGGTGTTGTTGATCCAAATGTATTTAGACAAGTTGGATATAAAAATGTTAGTGGATATGCTTTTGGCTTAGGGGTTGAAAGATTTGCAATGTTACTTCATTGTATAGGGGATTTACGTTCTTTATTTGAGGGCGATTTAAGATTATTGGAGCAGTTTAAATGA
- the pheT gene encoding phenylalanine--tRNA ligase subunit beta, with translation MIITRSWLQEWIDISKISSDKLKETLNRIGLEVDSYKEIRIPKKVVVGYVKSKKKHENSDKLSICEVDVKDEVLQIVCGAKNVEAGQYVAVSLVGAVLPSGLKIKTTKLRGVESNGMICSSTELGLIKINEGIMILDDSIGKLELGKELSQYPILNDDIIEIDLTPNRGDCLSVYGIARDLSAALDLSLKNVVYNEEDGLGIGRLLGIHSNEKIQSSFQYRAFNVKNSIKLNMLVLIRIHLAEINKENNIESMLAYTTYSTGVLLRAYDAIKLCPACDKITLSIKEEKNENCGVYYDDKCLSIAGISQNDFGKISDDSKVIILEANYTDPKIISVAVNEDKKHKGDNHVYRSARGSEPNLSLGGDYLFNIFSKMDNVDLYNGSQQILPHRDRKIINLDTKEINSIIGQKVDRNEIVKILKKLKFDVAIEQESINIKVPYFRHDIENIHDVTEEIVRIIGIDNIPSKPLSYSETNRLNQSFIEYKNKKEVRYKAIGEGFFETLHYIFDNDKELEELGFKNCKVKIINPINNDLNAFRPTLINNLIKSCERNIKNSRKSVNLFEIGTVFDISSKEKTNIAFLSSGLIGESSLLNGAKPKAIDFLRFASKVQSTIGEFKCEIPKENIEFLNNFEQANIIQNGKNVGYIGRLNLAIEAKYDLPKTYVCEIDFSKLEFNPIIAKPYAKFPTISRDLSLIAPSSMRYEEIRKCLDSIKINNLKSYNIIDIYTDEKMHDQNSLTIKFVFQSMEKTLEDDDINTQIDKILSQLNEKLNIGIR, from the coding sequence ATGATAATAACAAGAAGTTGGTTGCAAGAGTGGATAGATATATCAAAAATTAGCAGCGATAAGCTAAAAGAGACTTTAAACAGGATAGGTCTTGAAGTTGATAGCTATAAAGAGATAAGAATACCTAAAAAAGTAGTTGTTGGCTATGTAAAAAGCAAAAAAAAGCATGAAAACTCAGATAAGTTAAGTATATGCGAAGTGGATGTCAAAGATGAGGTATTGCAAATAGTTTGTGGTGCTAAAAATGTTGAAGCAGGACAATATGTTGCAGTAAGCTTGGTTGGCGCTGTACTTCCTAGTGGACTTAAGATAAAGACTACAAAGCTAAGAGGAGTTGAGAGCAATGGGATGATATGCTCTTCAACTGAGCTTGGACTTATCAAAATTAACGAAGGTATCATGATTTTAGATGATAGTATTGGCAAACTCGAACTTGGAAAAGAATTAAGCCAATATCCAATATTAAATGATGATATTATTGAGATTGATTTAACTCCAAATAGAGGCGATTGTCTTAGTGTTTATGGTATTGCTAGAGATCTAAGCGCAGCTCTTGATTTATCGCTAAAAAATGTAGTTTATAATGAAGAAGATGGTCTTGGCATAGGCAGACTTTTAGGAATTCACTCAAATGAAAAAATTCAAAGCTCTTTTCAGTATAGGGCGTTTAATGTAAAAAATAGTATAAAATTAAATATGCTTGTTTTAATAAGAATTCATCTTGCTGAAATTAATAAAGAAAATAATATTGAAAGCATGCTAGCATACACAACATATTCTACTGGGGTTTTATTAAGGGCATATGATGCAATAAAACTTTGTCCAGCTTGCGATAAGATAACACTTAGCATAAAAGAGGAAAAAAATGAGAATTGTGGAGTATATTATGATGATAAGTGCTTATCAATAGCAGGAATATCACAAAATGATTTTGGAAAAATTAGTGATGATTCAAAAGTAATTATCTTAGAAGCAAACTATACAGATCCAAAGATAATATCAGTTGCAGTTAATGAAGACAAAAAACATAAGGGCGATAATCATGTATATAGATCTGCAAGAGGTAGTGAGCCAAATTTAAGTTTGGGTGGTGATTATCTGTTTAATATTTTTTCAAAGATGGATAATGTGGATTTATATAATGGTTCGCAACAAATTTTACCACATAGAGATAGAAAAATTATAAATTTAGATACAAAAGAGATAAACTCAATCATAGGGCAAAAAGTTGATAGAAATGAGATAGTTAAAATACTTAAAAAGCTTAAATTTGATGTTGCCATTGAACAAGAATCTATTAATATAAAGGTACCTTATTTTAGACATGATATAGAAAATATCCATGATGTAACAGAGGAGATAGTTAGGATTATAGGTATTGATAACATACCTTCAAAACCACTATCTTATAGTGAAACAAATAGGCTAAACCAATCATTTATAGAGTATAAAAATAAAAAAGAAGTTAGATATAAGGCAATTGGAGAGGGTTTTTTTGAAACGCTTCATTATATTTTTGATAACGATAAAGAGCTTGAAGAGTTAGGTTTTAAAAACTGCAAGGTAAAAATTATAAATCCAATAAATAACGATTTAAATGCATTTAGACCTACTTTAATAAACAACCTTATAAAATCTTGCGAGAGAAATATAAAAAACTCAAGAAAATCTGTGAATCTTTTTGAGATAGGAACTGTTTTTGATATAAGCTCTAAAGAAAAAACTAATATAGCCTTTTTATCTAGTGGACTTATTGGGGAGAGTAGTTTGCTTAATGGTGCAAAACCAAAAGCAATTGATTTTTTAAGGTTTGCTTCAAAGGTTCAATCAACCATAGGTGAGTTTAAATGCGAAATTCCAAAAGAAAATATAGAATTTTTAAATAATTTTGAACAAGCAAATATCATCCAAAATGGTAAAAATGTAGGATACATAGGTAGGTTAAATTTAGCTATTGAAGCTAAATATGACCTTCCTAAAACCTATGTTTGTGAAATTGATTTTAGTAAGCTCGAGTTTAATCCAATCATTGCAAAACCATATGCTAAATTTCCTACTATTAGTAGAGATTTAAGCCTAATAGCTCCTTCTAGTATGAGATATGAGGAGATACGTAAATGTTTAGACTCAATAAAAATAAACAATTTAAAATCATATAATATAATAGATATCTATACAGATGAAAAAATGCACGATCAAAATAGTTTAACTATTAAATTTGTTTTTCAAAGTATGGAAAAAACATTAGAGGATGATGATATAAATACGCAAATAGATAAAATATTAAGCCAACTAAATGAAAAATTAAATATTGGAATTAGATGA
- the aroA gene encoding 3-phosphoshikimate 1-carboxyvinyltransferase has protein sequence MKIYPIKKPIRCDIENIASDKSISHRCAIFSLLSDKPSRIRNYLQAEDTLNTLNIIKSLGCKVEIDNGEIIITPPTQIKEPNHILECGNSGTSMRIFMGLLSSVDGFFVLSGDKYLNERPMNRVGLPLIDIGVQIYGREGGNKAPICIQGKKLKYFKYHSKIASAQVKTALILAALRGEGCEFSEIELSRDHSEKMLLGMGADIVKNSLTLEVSPLKKPLKPLNIIVPNDPSSAFFFALAAAIIPGSKIVLKNILLNKTRIEAYKILQKMGTNITFELKSSEYEDVGDIVVEYAPLKAIEVHENISWLIDEAPALAIAFANAKGKSILRNAKELRVKECDRIKATVDGLKNCGIEAEELDDGFKVVGGVAKLGNVDSWGDHRIAMSFAILGIKCGMNLSGSKSINISFPNFKELLMSLGVKVENTTC, from the coding sequence ATGAAGATTTATCCAATTAAAAAACCTATCAGATGTGATATAGAAAATATTGCATCTGATAAATCAATATCTCATAGATGTGCAATTTTTTCGCTTTTAAGTGACAAGCCATCTAGGATTAGAAATTATCTCCAAGCAGAAGATACATTAAATACACTAAATATTATAAAAAGCTTAGGCTGTAAAGTAGAGATTGATAATGGGGAAATTATCATAACACCACCTACGCAGATAAAAGAGCCAAATCACATTTTAGAGTGCGGAAACTCAGGAACTTCAATGAGAATTTTTATGGGACTACTTTCAAGTGTGGATGGATTTTTTGTCTTAAGTGGAGATAAGTATTTAAATGAAAGACCTATGAATAGAGTAGGGTTGCCTTTAATAGATATAGGAGTTCAAATTTACGGTAGAGAGGGTGGAAACAAAGCACCTATTTGCATTCAGGGAAAAAAACTTAAATATTTTAAATATCATAGTAAAATAGCCTCTGCTCAGGTTAAAACAGCCCTTATTTTAGCTGCTTTAAGAGGCGAGGGGTGTGAGTTTAGTGAGATAGAACTTAGCAGAGATCATAGTGAGAAAATGCTTTTAGGAATGGGAGCGGATATAGTTAAAAATAGTTTGACTTTAGAGGTATCTCCTCTTAAAAAACCTTTAAAGCCTCTAAATATAATAGTTCCAAATGATCCAAGTTCTGCATTCTTTTTTGCACTTGCCGCTGCTATAATACCTGGTTCTAAAATAGTGCTTAAAAATATTTTACTTAATAAAACAAGAATTGAAGCCTATAAGATTCTTCAAAAAATGGGTACAAATATTACATTTGAATTAAAATCTAGCGAATATGAGGATGTAGGAGATATAGTAGTTGAGTATGCGCCTCTTAAAGCAATTGAAGTTCATGAGAATATATCTTGGTTAATAGATGAAGCTCCAGCTTTAGCTATAGCTTTTGCAAATGCAAAAGGAAAAAGTATTTTAAGAAATGCGAAAGAGTTAAGAGTAAAAGAGTGTGATAGGATAAAAGCTACAGTAGATGGTTTAAAAAATTGTGGAATTGAGGCAGAGGAGCTAGATGATGGCTTTAAAGTAGTTGGAGGTGTTGCTAAGTTAGGCAATGTAGATTCATGGGGAGATCATAGAATTGCTATGAGTTTTGCAATTCTTGGTATTAAATGTGGTATGAATCTTAGTGGTAGCAAATCAATAAATATATCATTTCCAAATTTTAAAGAATTGTTAATGTCATTAGGGGTAAAAGTTGAAAATACAACTTGCTAA
- a CDS encoding 4-hydroxy-3-methylbut-2-enyl diphosphate reductase — MKIQLAKNYGFCFGVKRAIKIAENSKDGATFGELIHNSEEIKRLKDDFNVKTLKTIDEMKNEKKVIIRTHGITKNDLEILKTENKNIIDATCPFVTKPQNIVEKMSKDGYDIVIFGDFNHPEVKGVMSYASGNVFVVLEPKELDGVKIRNKVAVVSQTTKKIEEFAKIVSYLMTRTKEVRVFNTICNATLENQEAVRELALKADVMVIIGGKNSSNTKQLFLISKQVCKDSYLIENDSEVKKEWFDGKKFCGISAGASTPGWIIQKVVNKIKELS, encoded by the coding sequence TTGAAAATACAACTTGCTAAAAATTATGGATTTTGTTTTGGAGTGAAAAGAGCTATTAAAATAGCTGAAAATAGTAAAGATGGAGCAACTTTTGGAGAGCTTATCCATAATAGCGAGGAGATTAAAAGATTAAAAGATGATTTTAATGTTAAAACTCTAAAAACTATTGATGAGATGAAAAATGAAAAAAAAGTTATTATTAGAACTCATGGCATTACTAAAAATGATCTTGAAATTTTAAAAACAGAGAATAAAAACATAATAGACGCCACTTGTCCATTTGTTACTAAGCCGCAAAATATAGTTGAAAAAATGAGTAAAGATGGCTATGATATAGTTATATTTGGGGATTTTAATCATCCAGAGGTAAAAGGTGTAATGTCTTATGCTAGTGGCAATGTATTTGTAGTTTTAGAACCAAAAGAGCTAGATGGGGTTAAAATTAGAAATAAAGTTGCAGTTGTTTCTCAAACTACAAAAAAGATAGAAGAATTTGCAAAAATAGTAAGTTATTTGATGACTAGAACTAAAGAAGTTAGAGTTTTTAACACTATTTGTAACGCTACTTTGGAAAACCAAGAAGCAGTTAGAGAGCTTGCTTTAAAAGCTGATGTTATGGTTATAATTGGTGGTAAAAACTCATCTAATACAAAACAGCTTTTTTTAATATCAAAACAAGTTTGCAAAGATAGTTATTTAATAGAAAACGACAGTGAAGTAAAAAAAGAGTGGTTTGATGGTAAGAAATTTTGTGGAATTTCAGCTGGAGCTAGTACACCCGGTTGGATTATACAAAAAGTAGTTAATAAAATAAAAGAACTATCTTAG
- a CDS encoding 30S ribosomal protein S1: MAEVNDKVQNSTKEEFEDFEALLEESFKKREESVISKGTIVAIKGEEIFVDVDRKIEGVLRASEVTDKDGNITVKVGDPIDVVITGNRGGRPILSYEQAIRKVKVADFIENYDEDAENIVEVTIRAKNKGGYICVNEDNVEFFMPRSQSALKDSPSLIGKTYKAKVIKVDKENNSILISRKKIVDEERRVKKELIEKISKSEEIIEGTIKKITTYGMFVDVGGADGLVHYSEISYKGPVNPSKLFNEGDKVPVKVINYDEEKKHLSLSIKAAMPDPWEEIIEDGLEVGDTIRVKVSNIEPYGAFVDLGNDIEGFLHISEISWDKNIKNPKDFITEDEDIDVEIIEINTDKRRLRVSLKNLLEKPFAKFKKAYKVGDVVKGVITTIPNFGAFVKIDGVEGLLHNEDISWDRSIKTKDILKVGDEIEVKIINIDFDGEKISLSKKELEESPIAKYAKNHRVGDVVKGIVRDKKDFGVFVDLGEGVDALIRKEDLGNVDIDELKIDEEIEAAIDFIDTKRSRIRLSIRRLAREKERAVLKEINSSEDNDLMSLGDLIKEQLSDN, from the coding sequence ATGGCTGAGGTGAACGATAAGGTTCAAAATTCTACAAAAGAGGAGTTCGAAGATTTCGAAGCTCTATTAGAAGAGTCTTTTAAAAAAAGAGAAGAGAGTGTTATTAGCAAAGGTACTATAGTTGCTATCAAAGGCGAAGAGATTTTTGTTGATGTTGATAGAAAAATAGAAGGTGTGCTAAGGGCTAGTGAGGTTACTGACAAAGATGGAAATATCACTGTTAAAGTGGGAGATCCTATAGATGTGGTAATAACTGGCAACAGAGGCGGAAGACCAATACTTTCATATGAACAAGCAATCAGAAAAGTTAAGGTAGCTGATTTTATAGAAAACTACGACGAAGATGCTGAAAACATAGTTGAGGTTACAATTAGGGCAAAAAACAAAGGCGGTTATATTTGTGTAAACGAAGATAATGTTGAATTTTTTATGCCTAGATCTCAAAGTGCTCTTAAGGATTCTCCTTCGCTAATTGGTAAAACTTATAAAGCTAAAGTTATAAAAGTTGATAAAGAAAATAATAGCATTCTAATCTCTAGAAAAAAAATAGTTGATGAAGAGAGAAGAGTTAAAAAAGAACTTATTGAAAAAATTTCAAAAAGTGAAGAGATAATTGAAGGAACTATTAAAAAGATAACAACATATGGTATGTTTGTTGATGTTGGTGGTGCTGATGGCCTTGTTCACTATAGTGAAATAAGCTATAAAGGCCCTGTAAACCCTAGTAAATTATTTAATGAGGGTGATAAAGTTCCTGTTAAAGTTATAAATTATGATGAAGAGAAAAAACATCTTTCTTTATCTATAAAAGCTGCTATGCCTGATCCTTGGGAAGAGATAATAGAAGATGGATTAGAGGTTGGCGATACAATTAGGGTTAAAGTTAGTAATATTGAACCTTATGGTGCATTTGTAGATTTAGGAAATGACATAGAGGGATTTTTGCATATTAGTGAAATTTCTTGGGATAAAAATATTAAAAATCCAAAAGATTTTATAACTGAAGATGAAGACATTGATGTTGAAATTATAGAAATTAATACAGATAAAAGAAGATTAAGAGTTAGCCTTAAAAACCTACTTGAAAAACCTTTTGCTAAGTTCAAGAAAGCCTATAAAGTTGGCGATGTGGTAAAAGGAGTTATAACAACAATACCAAATTTTGGTGCATTTGTTAAAATAGATGGTGTTGAAGGACTTTTGCATAATGAAGATATATCTTGGGATAGAAGTATTAAAACAAAAGATATTTTAAAAGTTGGCGATGAAATTGAAGTTAAGATAATTAACATTGATTTTGATGGTGAGAAAATATCTTTAAGCAAAAAAGAGCTAGAAGAGAGTCCTATTGCTAAATATGCTAAAAACCATAGAGTTGGTGATGTTGTAAAAGGCATAGTAAGAGACAAAAAAGATTTTGGAGTTTTTGTTGATTTAGGTGAGGGAGTTGACGCTCTTATTAGAAAAGAAGATTTGGGTAATGTTGATATCGATGAGTTGAAAATTGATGAAGAGATTGAAGCTGCTATTGATTTTATAGATACTAAAAGAAGTAGAATTCGCCTTAGTATTAGAAGACTTGCTAGAGAAAAAGAAAGAGCAGTTTTAAAAGAGATTAATAGTAGTGAAGATAATGATTTAATGTCTTTAGGTGATCTTATAAAAGAACAATTATCAGATAACTAA